Proteins encoded within one genomic window of Corynebacterium aurimucosum:
- a CDS encoding long-chain-fatty-acid--CoA ligase, producing the protein MSAYESKAWLQYYPEWTPHSLEYGDTTLLDVYDNNLALHPDKPATYFFGRTQTYAELDKQVRRAAAGLRAFGVRPGDRVAIVAPNCPQFISAFWAVLKLGAIAVLHNPLYTAHELEGLFKNHGARIAIAWDKTASTLEKLRPTTSLETVVSINMINAMPTPQRLALRLPIPPLKSKRDQLTAPAPNTVPWESLVGNAIGGDGSDVITPEEVTKDTTALILYTSGTTGNPKGAELTHGNLFSNILMGKHWVPGLGDSPERMLAALPFFHAYGLTMNATLAPLIASELVLLPSPQMPLIMDLMKKHTPTWVPGVPTLYERIVAKAEENDVSLDGVRAAFSGASTLPVNTVEKWEKYTGGLLVEGYGLTECSPIIVGNPMSNDRRPGYVGIPFPDTEIRIANPENLDETMPDGQEGEVLARGPQIFKGYFGDEEATEKAFHNGWFRTGDMGVMEEDGFIRLVSRIKEIIITGGFNVYPGEVEETLLDHPDVAEAAVVGRPRSDGSEDVVACIVLNDGAALDPEGLKDYCRERLTRYKVPRTFYHFEKLATDQLGKIRRREVQADLLERLKAEK; encoded by the coding sequence ATGTCGGCATACGAGTCCAAGGCGTGGCTCCAGTACTACCCGGAGTGGACCCCGCACAGCTTGGAGTACGGGGACACCACGCTTCTCGACGTTTACGACAACAACCTCGCGCTCCACCCCGACAAGCCGGCAACCTACTTCTTCGGCCGCACGCAGACCTATGCCGAGCTGGACAAGCAGGTCCGCCGCGCAGCCGCCGGCCTCCGCGCTTTCGGCGTGCGCCCGGGAGACCGCGTTGCCATCGTCGCCCCCAACTGCCCGCAGTTCATCTCCGCCTTTTGGGCCGTACTCAAGCTGGGCGCCATCGCGGTGCTACACAACCCGCTTTACACCGCCCACGAGCTGGAGGGCCTGTTTAAGAACCACGGCGCACGCATCGCCATTGCATGGGATAAGACGGCCTCCACGTTGGAGAAGCTGCGTCCGACGACCTCCCTGGAGACCGTCGTCTCCATCAACATGATCAACGCGATGCCGACTCCGCAGCGCCTAGCCCTGCGCCTGCCTATTCCGCCGCTGAAGTCCAAGCGCGATCAGCTCACCGCCCCGGCCCCGAATACGGTGCCGTGGGAATCCCTCGTGGGCAACGCGATCGGCGGCGATGGTTCTGACGTCATCACCCCGGAGGAAGTCACCAAGGACACCACCGCGCTGATCCTCTACACCTCCGGCACCACCGGCAACCCCAAGGGTGCGGAGCTGACCCACGGCAACCTCTTCTCCAATATCTTGATGGGCAAGCACTGGGTACCGGGCCTGGGCGATTCCCCTGAGCGCATGCTCGCCGCCCTCCCCTTCTTCCATGCCTATGGCCTGACCATGAACGCCACCTTGGCGCCGCTCATCGCCAGCGAGCTGGTGCTGCTTCCGAGCCCGCAGATGCCGCTCATCATGGATCTCATGAAGAAGCACACCCCAACCTGGGTGCCGGGTGTGCCGACCTTGTACGAGCGCATTGTGGCGAAGGCGGAAGAAAACGACGTCTCCCTCGATGGCGTGCGCGCGGCCTTCTCCGGTGCCTCGACCCTGCCGGTCAATACCGTGGAGAAGTGGGAAAAGTACACCGGTGGCCTGCTCGTGGAGGGCTATGGCTTGACGGAGTGTTCGCCCATCATCGTGGGCAACCCCATGAGCAACGACCGCCGCCCCGGCTACGTGGGCATCCCCTTCCCGGATACCGAAATTCGCATCGCCAACCCGGAGAACCTGGATGAGACCATGCCGGACGGCCAAGAAGGTGAGGTCCTGGCCCGCGGCCCGCAGATTTTCAAGGGCTACTTCGGCGATGAGGAAGCCACCGAGAAGGCCTTCCACAATGGCTGGTTCCGCACCGGTGATATGGGCGTGATGGAGGAAGATGGCTTCATCCGCTTGGTCAGCCGCATTAAGGAAATCATCATCACCGGCGGCTTCAATGTCTACCCCGGCGAGGTTGAGGAAACGCTGCTGGACCACCCAGACGTGGCGGAGGCCGCCGTGGTGGGCCGCCCGCGTTCGGACGGCTCGGAGGACGTCGTGGCCTGCATCGTGCTGAACGACGGCGCCGCGCTCGACCCCGAAGGCCTCAAGGACTACTGCCGCGAGCGCCTGACTCGCTACAAGGTGCCGCGCACCTTCTACCATTTTGAGAAGCTGGCCACGGACCAGCTGGGCAAGATTCGCCGCCGCGAGGTTCAGGCGGATCTACTCGAGCGCCTCAAGGCGGAGAAGTAG
- the mshA gene encoding D-inositol-3-phosphate glycosyltransferase — translation MRIAMISMHTSPLEQPGSGDAGGMNVYVLNTARQLARLGVEVDIFTRATRPSQGEVVDVEERLRVINIVAGPYEGLSKEELSTQLAAFTGGIFNFARCFEVEYDVIHSHYWLSGQVGWLLRDLWDVPLVHTAHTLAAVKNVHRTLDDTPETEARRICEQQLVDNADILVVNTAQETRDLIEHYDASPENIVVVSPGADTELYTPGTDRMTERARRQLGIPLHTKVVAFVGRLQKFKGPDVLIRAAAELMERDPDRRLRVIICGGASGANSSPDAYHNLARELGVERVVRFLSPRPPQELVAIYQAADIVAVPSYNESFGLVAMEAQASGTPVVAAAVGGLPIAVADGDTGLLVHSHSAQDWADALEQLLDDDPRRIAMGEAAVDHAQQFSWAAAATQLENIYADAMSIEIPDCHARRAIGY, via the coding sequence ATGCGCATCGCGATGATTTCCATGCACACCTCGCCCCTTGAACAGCCCGGTTCCGGGGACGCGGGCGGCATGAATGTCTATGTTCTTAACACTGCCCGCCAGCTCGCGCGCCTCGGCGTAGAGGTCGATATTTTCACTCGCGCCACGCGCCCCAGTCAGGGGGAAGTGGTGGACGTCGAGGAGCGCCTGCGCGTCATCAATATTGTGGCGGGACCCTATGAAGGCCTCAGCAAGGAGGAACTGTCCACGCAGCTGGCCGCGTTCACGGGCGGCATCTTCAACTTCGCGCGCTGTTTTGAGGTGGAGTATGACGTCATCCACTCCCACTACTGGCTCTCCGGCCAGGTGGGCTGGCTGCTGCGTGACCTTTGGGATGTCCCTCTCGTCCACACCGCACATACGCTGGCCGCGGTGAAGAACGTGCACCGCACGCTCGATGACACCCCGGAAACCGAAGCCCGCCGCATTTGCGAGCAGCAACTGGTGGATAACGCCGACATCCTGGTGGTCAACACCGCCCAGGAAACCCGCGATCTGATCGAGCACTACGACGCCTCGCCGGAGAATATCGTCGTGGTCTCCCCGGGTGCCGATACCGAGCTGTATACCCCAGGTACAGACCGCATGACGGAGCGCGCCCGCCGCCAGCTGGGCATCCCGCTACACACCAAAGTCGTGGCCTTTGTGGGCCGCCTGCAAAAGTTTAAGGGCCCCGACGTGCTCATCCGCGCCGCCGCGGAGCTGATGGAGCGCGATCCGGATCGACGCCTGCGCGTGATCATCTGTGGCGGTGCCTCCGGAGCGAATTCCTCGCCGGATGCCTACCACAACCTCGCTCGCGAGCTGGGGGTGGAGCGCGTCGTGCGCTTCCTGAGCCCGCGCCCGCCGCAGGAGCTCGTGGCCATCTATCAAGCCGCGGATATCGTCGCGGTGCCCAGCTATAACGAGTCTTTCGGGCTGGTAGCCATGGAAGCGCAGGCCTCCGGAACGCCCGTGGTGGCAGCGGCCGTCGGCGGCTTGCCTATTGCCGTCGCGGATGGTGACACGGGCTTGCTCGTCCACTCCCATTCGGCGCAGGATTGGGCTGACGCGCTAGAGCAGTTGCTTGACGACGACCCCCGCCGCATCGCCATGGGCGAAGCCGCCGTCGATCACGCCCAGCAGTTCAGTTGGGCAGCGGCCGCCACCCAGCTGGAGAATATTTATGCCGATGCGATGAGTATCGAGATTCCGGACTGTCATGCGCGCCGGGCAATCGGATACTAA
- a CDS encoding phosphoglyceromutase, whose amino-acid sequence MSNGKLILLRHGQSEWNESNQFTGWVDVNLTAKGEGEAKRGGELLKEQGILPNIVYTSLLRRAIRTANIALNAADRHWIPVVRDWRLNERHYGALQGLNKAETKDKYGEEQFMAWRRSYGTPPPELEDGAEYSQAGDPRYANLDQVPRTECLKDVVERFVPYFEEEILPRAKKGETVLIAAHGNSLRALVKHLDQISDEEIAGLNIPTGIPLVYEITEDGSVVNPGGTYLDPEAAAAGAAAVAAQGGKN is encoded by the coding sequence ATGAGTAACGGAAAGCTGATTCTACTTCGACACGGACAGTCCGAATGGAACGAGTCCAACCAGTTCACCGGTTGGGTTGATGTCAACCTCACCGCCAAGGGTGAGGGCGAGGCCAAGCGTGGCGGCGAGCTGCTCAAGGAACAGGGCATCTTGCCGAATATCGTCTACACCTCCCTGCTGCGCCGTGCCATCCGCACCGCCAATATTGCGCTCAACGCTGCGGACCGCCACTGGATCCCGGTTGTGCGCGACTGGCGTCTCAACGAGCGCCACTACGGCGCCCTGCAGGGCCTCAACAAGGCAGAGACCAAGGATAAGTACGGTGAGGAGCAGTTCATGGCATGGCGCCGTTCTTACGGCACCCCGCCGCCGGAGCTGGAGGATGGCGCCGAGTACTCCCAGGCCGGTGACCCGCGCTACGCCAACCTGGATCAGGTTCCGCGTACCGAGTGCCTGAAGGATGTCGTCGAGCGCTTCGTTCCTTATTTCGAGGAGGAAATCCTCCCGCGCGCCAAGAAGGGTGAGACCGTTCTCATCGCCGCACACGGCAACTCCCTGCGCGCGCTGGTCAAGCACCTGGATCAGATCTCCGATGAGGAGATTGCCGGCCTTAATATTCCAACTGGCATCCCGCTGGTCTACGAGATCACCGAGGACGGATCCGTGGTGAACCCGGGCGGTACCTACCTGGATCCGGAAGCTGCTGCTGCCGGCGCTGCCGCCGTGGCCGCTCAGGGTGGAAAGAACTAA
- a CDS encoding sensor histidine kinase, with product MIVELVLAFLAGVVACGLAIPVVTRFRERMERRRVRDADANQVTSVSQVLHLAVAGSPAGMTVLSRDKEVIFSNPASHQMSMVHDRAVNPDIWKVAEEVFDDKETRTLDLAIPKRRTGNRVIQVRAVVQPLTLNDDRFVIVYGTDESESVRMESARRDFVANVSHELKTPVGGIALLAEALLEDTGDPEHVEYFGSRVQKEAARMAEMVSELISLSKLQGAEALPEMEPLDLDDVIDEAITRNQLAADSHHNQLTRGESAGVHVMGDKSLLVTAISNLISNAIHYSPDELPVSVTQKVVGGKVVHIRVTDRGIGIAPEDQKRVFERFFRVDKARSRQTGGTGLGLAIVKHVVANHGGNIKLWSRPGTGSTFTIELPIYAEEKPADNLINRDNIEDGAVSSAAPGLQRAVARVAARRKDKAQ from the coding sequence ATGATTGTGGAACTGGTTTTAGCTTTTCTTGCCGGCGTGGTGGCCTGTGGCCTGGCCATTCCGGTAGTTACTCGGTTCCGTGAACGCATGGAGCGCCGCCGCGTCCGCGATGCGGATGCCAACCAGGTCACCAGCGTGAGCCAGGTCCTGCATCTCGCCGTGGCGGGCTCGCCGGCCGGTATGACGGTGCTCTCGCGCGACAAAGAGGTCATCTTTTCCAACCCTGCGTCCCATCAAATGTCGATGGTGCACGACCGTGCCGTGAACCCCGATATTTGGAAGGTCGCGGAGGAGGTCTTCGACGATAAGGAGACCCGAACGCTGGATCTTGCCATTCCCAAGCGGCGCACCGGTAACCGCGTAATCCAGGTACGCGCGGTGGTTCAGCCGCTGACGCTGAACGACGATCGCTTCGTCATCGTCTACGGCACCGACGAGTCCGAATCGGTGCGCATGGAATCTGCCCGCCGTGACTTCGTGGCTAACGTGTCGCACGAACTGAAGACCCCGGTCGGCGGCATCGCCCTGTTAGCCGAGGCCCTCCTCGAAGACACGGGGGATCCCGAGCACGTCGAGTACTTCGGCAGCAGGGTGCAAAAGGAAGCCGCTCGCATGGCCGAGATGGTCAGCGAGCTGATTTCCCTGTCCAAGCTGCAGGGTGCGGAGGCGCTGCCAGAGATGGAGCCGCTTGACCTCGATGACGTCATCGATGAGGCCATTACCCGCAACCAGCTCGCTGCCGATTCCCACCACAACCAGCTCACCCGCGGCGAATCCGCAGGTGTTCACGTGATGGGAGATAAATCCCTCCTGGTTACGGCGATCTCAAACTTGATCTCCAACGCCATCCACTATTCGCCGGATGAGCTTCCGGTATCGGTGACGCAGAAGGTCGTCGGCGGGAAGGTCGTGCACATCCGAGTCACGGACCGCGGCATCGGCATTGCTCCGGAAGACCAGAAGCGGGTATTTGAGCGCTTCTTCCGCGTGGATAAGGCACGCTCCCGACAGACCGGCGGGACTGGCCTTGGCTTGGCCATTGTGAAGCACGTCGTGGCTAATCACGGCGGCAATATCAAGCTGTGGTCACGCCCCGGAACTGGCTCGACGTTTACTATCGAGCTCCCTATATACGCCGAAGAGAAGCCAGCGGATAATCTTATTAACCGGGATAATATAGAAGACGGAGCCGTCAGCTCTGCCGCCCCTGGTTTGCAGCGCGCTGTGGCGCGTGTAGCAGCTCGTCGAAAGGATAAAGCGCAATGA
- a CDS encoding response regulator transcription factor — protein sequence MTTILIVEDEESLADPLAFLLRKEGFDVLLAPDGPSALEQFAAHNVDIVLLDLMLPGMSGTDVCKQLRTTSSVPVIMVTARDSEIDKVVGLELGADDYVTKPYSSRELIARIRAVLRRGQDVSSEHAEEEPDEQILEGGRVRMDVERHTVLVAGEPVSMPLKEFDLLEYLLRNAGRVLTRGQLIDRIWGADYVGDTKTLDVHVKRLRSKIEAEPSRPQQLVTVRGLGYKFEA from the coding sequence ATGACCACCATCCTCATCGTTGAAGATGAAGAGTCGCTGGCCGATCCCCTCGCCTTCCTCCTCCGAAAGGAGGGATTCGACGTTCTCCTCGCCCCCGACGGGCCCAGCGCGCTCGAACAGTTTGCGGCACATAACGTAGACATCGTCCTGCTGGACCTCATGCTGCCGGGAATGTCTGGAACGGACGTCTGCAAGCAATTGCGCACGACGTCTTCTGTGCCGGTGATTATGGTGACCGCGCGCGACTCGGAGATTGACAAGGTTGTGGGCCTGGAGCTCGGCGCGGATGACTATGTGACTAAGCCTTATTCCTCCCGCGAGCTCATCGCCCGCATCCGCGCTGTGCTGCGCCGTGGCCAAGATGTCTCTTCCGAGCACGCCGAGGAGGAGCCCGACGAGCAAATCCTGGAAGGCGGCCGCGTGCGCATGGACGTGGAGCGCCACACCGTTCTCGTGGCCGGCGAGCCGGTATCCATGCCTCTCAAGGAGTTTGACCTCCTCGAATACCTACTGCGCAACGCCGGACGTGTACTGACTCGCGGCCAACTCATTGACCGCATCTGGGGAGCGGATTATGTGGGTGATACCAAGACCCTCGATGTTCACGTCAAGCGCCTCCGCTCCAAGATTGAGGCCGAACCTTCCCGCCCACAGCAGCTCGTGACGGTGCGCGGCCTGGGCTATAAGTTCGAGGCTTAA
- a CDS encoding Ppx/GppA phosphatase family protein, whose protein sequence is MRLGVLDVGSNTVHLVAVDAATGGRPSPMSDWKTPLRLVEQLDKDGNIHEKGMKKLISAVGEAAELGQKLGCDEFIAFATSAVRSATNSAKVLDEVEKQTGVRLEILSGEEEARLTFLAARRWYGWSAGRITNLDIGGGSLELSTGTDEHPEMAFSLDLGAGRLTHNWFDTDPPQKSKVNLLRDYIDAELVGVADKMRALGPAGLAVGTSKTFRTLARLTGAAPSSAGPYVKRTLTAPGLRQLISFISRMTAADRADLEGVSSTRSHQIVAGALVAEASMRALGIEKLEICPWALREGVILRRTDKGLE, encoded by the coding sequence GTGCGATTAGGTGTATTAGACGTCGGAAGTAATACCGTCCACCTCGTTGCGGTCGACGCCGCAACCGGTGGGCGGCCTTCGCCGATGAGCGATTGGAAGACCCCGCTGCGTCTGGTGGAACAGCTAGACAAGGACGGCAACATCCACGAGAAGGGCATGAAGAAGCTCATCTCCGCCGTGGGTGAGGCCGCTGAGCTGGGCCAGAAGCTGGGTTGTGATGAATTCATCGCTTTTGCTACCTCCGCCGTGCGCTCGGCCACGAACTCGGCCAAGGTTCTCGATGAAGTTGAGAAGCAAACCGGCGTCCGCCTAGAAATCTTGTCGGGCGAGGAGGAAGCGCGTTTGACCTTCCTCGCCGCCCGCCGGTGGTATGGCTGGTCCGCTGGCCGCATCACCAACCTCGATATCGGTGGCGGTTCGCTGGAGCTGTCCACCGGTACCGATGAGCATCCGGAAATGGCTTTCTCCCTCGACTTGGGAGCTGGCCGCCTGACTCATAATTGGTTTGATACCGATCCTCCGCAGAAGTCCAAGGTAAATTTGCTGCGGGATTACATTGACGCGGAACTGGTCGGCGTGGCCGATAAGATGCGCGCCCTGGGCCCTGCGGGATTGGCCGTGGGAACCTCGAAAACATTCCGCACGCTGGCCCGTTTGACCGGTGCTGCGCCCTCGTCTGCGGGTCCCTACGTCAAACGCACCCTTACGGCGCCGGGTTTGCGTCAGCTGATTTCCTTCATCTCCCGTATGACTGCAGCTGACAGGGCGGACCTTGAGGGTGTAAGTTCTACCCGATCGCATCAGATCGTCGCCGGTGCTTTAGTGGCGGAGGCGAGCATGCGTGCCCTGGGAATCGAAAAGCTGGAGATCTGCCCCTGGGCTCTCCGAGAAGGTGTTATTTTGCGCCGTACCGATAAGGGACTGGAATAG
- the proC gene encoding pyrroline-5-carboxylate reductase, which yields MTKIAVLGGGQIGEALVSGLVNAGYDAADIVVTNRRSERSEELKSAYGVSVTSDNAAAIDGAEYIFACVKPYAIEELLEGLDIPKTAVVVSMAAGLTLETLEKAAGEGVPVVRVMPNTPMLVGKGMCTCAGGSHVTEEQQAGVVKLLEAVGEVAVIEEKHIDAATALAGSAPAYYFLVTEALIDAGVQLGLTRDVAEKLATRTAQGAGTMLAESGKDPVALRAGVTSPGGTTAAALRELEESGLRGAFFRAAEACTQRAQELA from the coding sequence ATGACAAAAATTGCAGTACTTGGTGGAGGACAAATCGGCGAAGCCCTAGTTTCCGGGCTGGTGAATGCGGGCTATGACGCCGCGGACATCGTGGTGACCAACCGTCGTTCCGAGCGCAGCGAGGAGCTAAAGAGCGCCTATGGCGTGTCGGTCACGAGCGATAATGCTGCGGCTATCGACGGCGCGGAATACATCTTCGCGTGCGTGAAGCCCTATGCCATCGAGGAGCTCCTTGAAGGCCTCGACATCCCCAAGACGGCCGTGGTTGTGTCCATGGCTGCCGGCCTGACCCTCGAGACGTTGGAGAAGGCCGCCGGCGAGGGCGTGCCAGTCGTCCGCGTCATGCCGAACACCCCCATGTTGGTGGGCAAGGGCATGTGCACCTGCGCGGGTGGTTCCCACGTCACCGAAGAGCAACAGGCTGGCGTGGTCAAGCTTCTGGAAGCCGTCGGCGAGGTTGCTGTCATTGAGGAGAAGCACATCGACGCCGCCACCGCACTGGCAGGCTCTGCTCCCGCGTATTACTTCCTTGTCACCGAAGCGCTGATCGACGCCGGTGTGCAGCTCGGCCTCACCCGTGACGTCGCCGAAAAGCTAGCCACCCGCACCGCCCAAGGCGCGGGCACCATGCTGGCTGAATCCGGCAAGGATCCGGTGGCTTTGCGCGCAGGGGTAACCTCCCCGGGGGGAACCACTGCTGCCGCCCTTCGTGAACTCGAGGAGTCTGGCCTGCGGGGCGCGTTCTTCCGTGCCGCCGAAGCATGCACCCAGCGTGCGCAGGAACTTGCTTAA
- a CDS encoding helix-turn-helix domain-containing protein gives MTNEDKGTFLTIAEVAEIMRVSKMTVYRLVHAGDMPAVRVGRSFRVHESAVKEYLEASVYGA, from the coding sequence ATGACGAATGAAGATAAGGGAACTTTCCTGACCATCGCCGAAGTTGCGGAGATCATGCGTGTCTCCAAGATGACGGTGTACAGGTTGGTTCATGCAGGTGACATGCCGGCCGTGCGCGTGGGACGCTCCTTCCGCGTCCACGAATCTGCCGTCAAGGAATACCTTGAGGCCTCCGTATACGGAGCCTAG
- a CDS encoding 30S ribosomal protein bS22 gives MGSVIKKRRKRMSKKKHRKMLRRTRVQRRKLGK, from the coding sequence ATGGGTTCTGTCATCAAGAAGCGCCGCAAGCGCATGTCCAAGAAGAAGCACCGCAAGATGCTGCGTCGCACCCGCGTTCAGCGTCGCAAGCTGGGCAAGTAA
- a CDS encoding HNH endonuclease signature motif containing protein yields the protein MNTATQTAYFSHMNPDCALAVERSAARRADYRSWVAAMPDLDEDFDVACQRLVAKLGVGDYTVSECCLAVHRLTELPQVKALQDSQFLLDMKALITIDRTLTKLGALPPETLALIDDALITFFTPTSPNQVFPTPAQIGRKLRDICKSIDKTFSFRNSPQKETYTFTDTGQRGILELNTDSATGMILDSYIKQAAKENGLSQADALKKLIAGSISPPATVILHTYQASDIDNAPTFVQGHGWTSQDMPVTRTRDLSSQPPESRSYIASELIRTYVEGRDGTCRAPGCNRPAYLCQMDHRVNYADGGATHPRNLASLCQHHHNMKTDGRAHYIMDPHTGDIVWLYEDGTWAMTEPTGPLAQKTKRWAQTVAQKISATRERAQQEAKEAQATAEELRTPTSPQEDIPF from the coding sequence GTGAATACTGCTACCCAAACCGCCTACTTTTCCCATATGAACCCTGACTGCGCCCTCGCTGTGGAGCGCAGCGCCGCCCGCCGCGCAGACTACCGCTCGTGGGTAGCTGCCATGCCAGACCTCGATGAGGATTTTGATGTCGCGTGCCAGAGGCTCGTCGCCAAGCTTGGCGTCGGCGACTATACCGTGAGCGAATGCTGCCTGGCCGTGCACCGACTCACGGAGCTCCCGCAGGTCAAGGCGTTACAGGACAGCCAGTTCCTGCTGGATATGAAGGCCCTCATCACTATTGACCGCACCCTGACAAAGCTGGGCGCGTTGCCGCCAGAAACGCTCGCGCTTATCGACGATGCCCTGATCACCTTCTTCACCCCCACCTCCCCGAATCAGGTCTTTCCCACCCCAGCGCAGATTGGGCGCAAACTACGCGATATTTGCAAGAGTATTGACAAGACTTTTAGCTTTCGCAATTCCCCGCAGAAAGAGACGTATACCTTCACCGATACTGGCCAGCGCGGCATCCTTGAGCTCAATACCGATAGCGCCACGGGCATGATTCTGGATAGCTACATCAAACAAGCGGCAAAGGAGAACGGACTCTCACAGGCTGATGCCCTGAAAAAGCTCATCGCCGGTAGTATCTCGCCGCCGGCGACTGTCATTCTGCACACCTACCAAGCCAGCGATATCGACAACGCCCCCACCTTCGTCCAAGGCCATGGGTGGACGTCACAGGACATGCCTGTCACGCGCACGCGCGACCTCTCCTCGCAGCCACCGGAATCGCGCAGCTACATCGCCTCGGAGCTCATCCGCACATACGTGGAAGGCCGGGATGGCACCTGCCGCGCTCCGGGGTGCAACCGGCCGGCCTACCTGTGCCAGATGGACCACCGCGTCAACTACGCCGACGGCGGCGCCACGCACCCACGCAACCTGGCCAGTTTGTGCCAGCACCACCACAATATGAAGACTGATGGGCGCGCGCACTACATCATGGACCCGCACACCGGGGACATCGTGTGGCTCTACGAAGACGGGACCTGGGCTATGACGGAGCCGACTGGCCCGCTGGCACAGAAAACGAAGCGTTGGGCACAAACGGTGGCTCAAAAGATTTCGGCCACCCGCGAGCGCGCCCAGCAAGAAGCTAAGGAAGCACAGGCCACTGCCGAGGAACTCCGTACCCCGACCTCCCCGCAGGAGGACATTCCGTTCTAA
- a CDS encoding LURP-one-related/scramblase family protein has product MLPRLLTLDSLVISQTKSFMQDEFLIADEQGVPVGTILQSTSLKDMFFNSSRSLEVAFTDEQGNPQQPLMVIKDPPNFVRDTYEVYLPGVEKPMAVVTKKFSLLKTRLSLEMEGFPEIEIEGDVWDWNITITSQGQPLAEVRNEWAGVGRFLAGKNTYRLSIAPGLDPQQHAGLIGAVMCMDMLRTKAQSSS; this is encoded by the coding sequence ATGTTGCCTCGACTCCTCACTCTTGACAGCCTGGTTATCTCACAGACCAAGTCCTTCATGCAGGATGAATTCCTGATCGCCGATGAACAAGGCGTGCCCGTCGGGACGATTCTGCAGTCGACGAGCCTGAAGGACATGTTCTTCAACTCCTCCCGCAGCCTCGAGGTTGCTTTTACCGATGAGCAAGGTAATCCGCAGCAGCCGCTCATGGTGATTAAGGATCCGCCGAACTTCGTGCGGGATACCTATGAGGTGTACCTGCCGGGCGTCGAGAAGCCCATGGCGGTCGTAACTAAAAAATTCTCCCTCCTGAAGACGCGCCTGAGCTTGGAAATGGAGGGCTTCCCGGAGATCGAGATTGAAGGCGATGTCTGGGATTGGAATATCACGATTACTAGCCAAGGCCAGCCTCTAGCGGAAGTTCGCAATGAGTGGGCGGGCGTGGGCCGGTTCCTCGCTGGGAAGAATACGTACCGCCTCAGCATTGCGCCGGGGCTTGACCCGCAACAGCATGCCGGGCTGATTGGTGCGGTCATGTGCATGGACATGCTGCGCACCAAGGCGCAGAGCAGCAGTTAG
- a CDS encoding HAD-IB family hydrolase, with protein MPDSPREFLANWTASRGNLRNFLEQQAFAPLGEEHQRAAGEASAAAAVEHLFGIDLDAFSSGVDSVRGSFESAGARSITEPDPDIPQDAGAAAFFDVDNTLVQGSSLVSFALGLARRRYFKLSEILPIAWKQLKFRISGSENAADVAAGRVQALEFVKGRSVEEMVALCESIVDQSMARKAYPGTKQLAQMHLDAGQQVWLVTATPVQLAQILAQRFGFTGALGTVAEVKDGRFTGRLVGDILHGPGKKHAVAALATLENLDLERCTAYSDSANDVPMLSMVGTPVAINPDSKLRDIAEEKGWLIRDYRSVRKAVRTYGLPALATALFSYGSWRFVRR; from the coding sequence ATGCCCGATTCTCCCCGTGAGTTCCTTGCCAATTGGACCGCAAGCAGGGGAAACTTGCGTAATTTCCTGGAGCAGCAGGCTTTCGCCCCGCTGGGTGAAGAGCACCAGAGGGCGGCCGGTGAGGCGTCGGCAGCCGCGGCGGTAGAGCACCTCTTCGGCATCGACCTGGATGCTTTTTCCTCTGGTGTGGATTCCGTTCGGGGCTCCTTCGAATCCGCCGGCGCGCGCTCCATCACTGAGCCCGACCCAGACATCCCCCAGGACGCCGGCGCTGCCGCCTTCTTCGACGTGGATAACACCTTGGTCCAGGGGTCCTCGCTCGTGTCCTTCGCTCTGGGGCTGGCACGCCGCCGCTATTTCAAACTTTCTGAAATCCTTCCCATCGCATGGAAGCAGCTAAAATTCCGGATTTCCGGTTCGGAGAACGCCGCCGACGTGGCCGCAGGGCGCGTGCAAGCGCTCGAGTTTGTCAAGGGCCGCTCAGTGGAGGAAATGGTGGCTTTGTGCGAGAGCATCGTGGACCAATCCATGGCCCGCAAGGCCTACCCGGGCACGAAGCAGCTGGCGCAAATGCACCTCGACGCTGGCCAGCAGGTATGGCTGGTCACGGCCACCCCCGTGCAGCTGGCGCAGATTCTGGCGCAGCGTTTCGGTTTCACGGGCGCGCTCGGCACCGTGGCGGAGGTCAAAGATGGCCGCTTCACCGGCCGCCTCGTGGGCGATATCCTCCACGGGCCGGGTAAGAAGCACGCCGTGGCGGCGCTCGCCACACTAGAGAACCTCGATCTTGAGCGCTGTACCGCCTACTCCGACAGCGCCAACGATGTCCCGATGCTTTCCATGGTGGGAACCCCCGTGGCCATTAATCCGGATTCCAAGCTGCGCGATATTGCAGAGGAAAAAGGCTGGCTCATCCGCGACTACCGCTCCGTGCGCAAGGCCGTGCGCACTTATGGCCTCCCCGCGCTAGCCACCGCGCTCTTCTCCTATGGCAGCTGGCGCTTCGTGCGCCGCTAA